A window of the Deinococcus aquiradiocola genome harbors these coding sequences:
- a CDS encoding sensor histidine kinase: MTFRWRLTLTYALLLALTLLVAGGASYAGLRHTLYAALDAGLRADAVSTARLEARPDLEPAPQVAASLDAMNRQQPVRVTVFSVTGREVDRGPSRVGFVPRTGATQVGGERVYMLRVGAGWVQASVSDAAVRASLHAFLWQELLGVPPLLLLSLAVGYLLADRALRPVDQVSDLAARIAAHGQPGERVPEAQGADELARLTRTINAMLARLDEQLTHERLFAHASAHELRTPISVIRAATSLALEGERTPDEYRAALAQVNEVSADMGTLTARLLALARSARPAGNGDVNLADVALLVSELHGEDARARGVKVQVTADDAATRGDFDALVMAAGNLLQNALRYTPRGSVVRVQSGVRGGDAHLTVQDAGPGIPEGDVPRLVRPFQRGERTAQNADSSSGAGLGLALVQAVMTAHGGQLHLESAPLSGLRAELRLPPRR; the protein is encoded by the coding sequence GTGACGTTCCGGTGGCGACTGACGCTCACGTACGCGCTGCTGCTCGCACTCACGCTGCTGGTGGCGGGCGGTGCGAGCTACGCGGGCCTGCGGCACACGCTGTACGCCGCCCTGGACGCCGGGCTGCGGGCCGACGCCGTCAGCACCGCCCGGCTGGAGGCCCGGCCCGACCTCGAACCGGCCCCTCAGGTGGCGGCGTCCCTGGACGCCATGAACCGCCAGCAGCCGGTGCGCGTCACCGTGTTCAGCGTCACGGGCAGGGAAGTGGACCGCGGCCCGTCCCGGGTGGGGTTCGTGCCGCGCACCGGGGCGACGCAGGTGGGCGGTGAGCGGGTGTACATGCTGCGCGTCGGGGCCGGGTGGGTGCAGGCGAGCGTCAGCGACGCCGCCGTCCGCGCGTCCCTGCACGCCTTCCTGTGGCAGGAACTGCTGGGCGTGCCGCCGCTGCTGCTGCTGTCCCTGGCGGTGGGGTACCTGCTGGCGGACCGGGCGCTGCGGCCCGTGGATCAGGTGAGCGACCTCGCGGCCCGGATCGCCGCGCACGGCCAGCCGGGAGAACGCGTCCCGGAGGCGCAGGGCGCGGACGAACTCGCGCGGCTGACGCGCACCATCAACGCCATGCTCGCGCGGCTGGACGAACAGCTCACGCACGAACGCCTCTTCGCGCACGCGAGCGCGCACGAGCTCCGCACGCCCATCAGCGTGATTCGCGCCGCGACCAGCCTCGCCCTGGAGGGGGAACGCACGCCGGACGAGTACCGCGCGGCCCTCGCGCAGGTGAACGAGGTGAGCGCCGACATGGGCACCCTCACGGCGCGGCTCCTGGCCCTCGCCCGCAGTGCCCGCCCGGCCGGGAACGGCGACGTGAACCTCGCCGACGTGGCCCTGCTGGTCAGCGAACTGCACGGCGAGGACGCCCGCGCGCGCGGCGTGAAGGTGCAGGTCACGGCGGACGACGCCGCCACCCGCGGGGACTTCGACGCGCTCGTGATGGCGGCCGGGAACCTGCTGCAGAACGCGCTGAGGTACACGCCGCGCGGCAGTGTCGTCCGGGTGCAGAGCGGCGTGCGCGGCGGTGACGCCCACCTGACGGTGCAGGACGCCGGTCCCGGCATTCCGGAGGGGGACGTGCCGCGCCTCGTGCGGCCCTTCCAGCGGGGCGAGCGGACGGCTCAGAACGCCGACAGCAGTTCCGGCGCGGGACTGGGCCTCGCGCTGGTGCAGGCGGTCATGACGGCCCACGGCGGGCAGCTGCACCTGGAGAGCGCGCCACTGTCGGGCCTGCGGGCCGAACTGCGCCTGCCCCCGCGACGCTGA
- a CDS encoding helix-turn-helix domain-containing protein yields MTLIVDEAELQLARRIMQERRARQWSQADLARHSGISKAAVSRIERAEMSPTASTLVRLASAFDLTLAGLLLRAEGQDLLSREADQPRWQDPGTGYVRQQVFAHPAHPLEVVRVILPARQRVTLPAASYEHIRQLVWVHGGTLTVQEGGASHTLSPGDCLGFGAPGDVTFANDTDQSCQYAVLLTRR; encoded by the coding sequence ATGACTCTGATCGTGGATGAGGCAGAACTTCAGCTGGCCCGGCGCATCATGCAGGAACGCCGCGCGCGGCAATGGTCGCAGGCGGACCTCGCCCGGCACTCGGGCATCTCCAAGGCTGCCGTGAGCCGCATCGAGCGCGCCGAGATGAGCCCCACCGCCAGCACCCTCGTGCGCCTCGCCAGCGCCTTCGACCTGACGCTCGCGGGCCTGCTGCTGCGCGCCGAAGGACAGGACCTCCTGAGCCGCGAGGCCGACCAGCCGCGCTGGCAGGACCCAGGCACCGGCTACGTGCGCCAGCAGGTGTTCGCACACCCGGCACATCCGCTGGAAGTTGTGCGCGTCATCCTGCCCGCCCGGCAGCGCGTGACGCTGCCCGCCGCATCGTACGAACATATCCGGCAGCTCGTCTGGGTGCATGGCGGCACCCTCACCGTGCAGGAAGGAGGCGCGTCGCACACGCTGTCTCCCGGCGACTGCCTGGGGTTCGGTGCGCCGGGAGACGTGACGTTC
- a CDS encoding CAP domain-containing protein yields MRFLYRTFIALTFAATSAHASGTLSPRDLGAAAQQAFQTCHVTLTQNAALDRAAADLLQGYAPDPALTRQAYRSTMRRTFRASNYGDLTRLGGMLAGRCGFWDGFREYGVATTSGNVAVIVANPDAVDAAQFSTFNRRLLDLTNAARAQGQKCGEKLMNSTGPLSWDPQLATSAAVYVQDMVQLNFRGHISAKDQSDPTARAARAGFVGKAGENAVYDVVTPEEAMAGLLASPEHCLNLMNPAFTRFGSAIANAPFANAFGTYWVQDFGIPGN; encoded by the coding sequence GTGCGCTTTCTTTATCGGACCTTCATCGCTCTCACCTTCGCCGCCACGTCCGCCCACGCGTCCGGCACGCTCAGCCCGCGCGACCTCGGCGCGGCCGCACAGCAGGCCTTTCAGACCTGTCACGTCACCCTCACGCAGAACGCAGCCCTCGACCGGGCCGCCGCCGACCTGCTCCAGGGCTACGCGCCGGACCCCGCCCTCACCCGTCAGGCGTACCGCAGCACCATGCGCCGCACCTTCCGCGCCAGCAACTACGGCGACCTCACCCGCCTCGGCGGGATGCTCGCGGGCCGCTGCGGCTTCTGGGACGGATTCCGCGAGTACGGTGTGGCCACCACGTCCGGCAACGTCGCCGTGATCGTCGCGAACCCCGACGCGGTGGACGCCGCCCAGTTCAGCACCTTCAACCGCCGCCTGCTGGACCTCACCAACGCCGCGCGCGCCCAGGGCCAGAAGTGCGGCGAGAAACTCATGAACAGCACCGGCCCCCTCAGCTGGGACCCGCAGCTCGCGACCTCTGCCGCCGTGTACGTGCAGGACATGGTGCAGCTGAACTTCCGGGGGCACATCAGCGCGAAGGACCAGTCGGACCCCACCGCGCGCGCCGCCCGCGCCGGATTTGTCGGCAAGGCCGGTGAGAACGCCGTGTACGACGTCGTCACGCCCGAGGAAGCGATGGCGGGCCTGCTCGCCAGCCCGGAACACTGCCTGAACCTGATGAACCCGGCCTTCACGCGCTTCGGGTCGGCCATCGCCAACGCGCCCTTCGCGAACGCCTTCGGGACGTACTGGGTGCAGGACTTCGGCATCCCCGGCAACTGA
- a CDS encoding response regulator transcription factor: MRLLLLEDDPRLHALIVTGLREAGHSVEGVTTARLAYNVAMTGTFDALILDVMLPEGEDAGFLLARRLREEGQGTPILFLTARSDVESRLQGLEVGDDHLGKPFDFRELRSRLAGLVRRAAGQARSVLPLPGGAGLDVHRREVLDAAARPVPLTPREFELLEGFALHPERAYSRDDLLMRVWAGQPDTESRVVDVYVGNLRRKLGERVIVTVRGHGYRLGALGEADA; this comes from the coding sequence ATGCGTCTGCTGCTGCTCGAAGACGACCCCCGGCTGCACGCCCTGATCGTCACCGGCCTGCGTGAGGCCGGGCACAGTGTCGAGGGCGTGACGACGGCCCGCCTCGCCTACAACGTCGCCATGACAGGCACCTTCGACGCATTGATCCTCGACGTGATGCTGCCGGAAGGCGAGGACGCCGGATTCCTGCTCGCCCGGCGGCTGCGGGAGGAGGGTCAGGGCACCCCCATCCTGTTCCTGACGGCCAGGTCCGACGTGGAGTCGCGCCTGCAGGGCCTGGAGGTCGGTGACGACCACCTCGGGAAGCCCTTCGACTTCCGTGAGTTGCGCTCCCGCCTCGCGGGCCTGGTACGCCGCGCGGCCGGGCAGGCCAGGAGTGTCCTGCCGCTCCCCGGGGGGGCGGGGCTGGACGTGCACCGGCGCGAGGTGCTGGACGCCGCCGCGCGGCCCGTGCCGCTCACGCCGAGGGAGTTCGAGCTGCTGGAGGGCTTCGCGCTGCACCCGGAACGGGCATACTCGCGTGACGACCTGCTGATGCGGGTGTGGGCGGGCCAGCCGGACACCGAGAGCCGCGTGGTGGACGTGTACGTCGGGAACCTGCGCCGCAAGCTGGGCGAGCGGGTGATCGTGACGGTGCGCGGGCACGGGTACCGTCTGGGAGCGCTGGGCGAGGCGGACGCGTGA
- a CDS encoding ATP-binding protein: MTPGRDSGLPESVPETVHVTVLGPPVIRTHLGDTRPLERKVAALLTFVALEGEQTRSVLAGLLWPDVTEHAARNNLRQTLYRLRGLTGDILSPGERVRLLPVVTVDVTALELAAFEGRAADVLHFGHDLLSGLDYDDCPDLQDWLLAQRERLRNVQQDAQLTLMRAAEARGELHAALAAAEGLLLLEPVSEFAYRSVMDLHHRLGDRGAALRAYARCREVLQRELGVEPMPQTVALAQVITRDTDSRTPERASPRPAPAAQGSPGGWLEPFVPLVGRSAALREVRAALEAGRRVYLVGPAGSGKTRLALDALDTLARAHGTRVRTVTGRPGDDAFPYATLARAVRELRRSHPGLPLPGWVDAEIARLQPERSPALPPLVTHEDRLRFSEAVAALYAHAAAAGDTLLFLDDVHFMDTSSWEIWQYVLGHPDIRSGARAVLAYRAAELPPERLAALRAAARAREASAVTLEPLTDEDVHVLMRHLAPDAPHTFVHDLARSTGGLPLTLLETLRALREAGALTRGWPAHLPHLPGLQALMTRRLEALGGDALRLARIAAVAGPAFSAELAADVLGTHPVDLGPPWTELVQARVLSVPGSPSPFTHDLLAQATLQALPAPITALLHGRIAAALERRAAHDDPGRLARHWALAGNDARAAQWHVQAARTYHANGAVTAAADAYRQALHAGLTPEEQVAARRALGVTLTDFDPALAEHELQLAQTQARALRLTLDLSLGAAALAELRRKQGRLPEGLQAIGDALRILPEDAAPAVRAGLWRARFWLHLRAAQVPDAETAIGEALRHAPGDPDLENERALLLWHTGRGPEAVEAYEALLRAVPPGAPSGFENNLAWTYWTLGRNAEAAELLERLLAAPSSPYSQGLYRANLSTVLTSLGQSRRALHELRLARPLLERYPLHLTDVHHRTSIVHYRAGRDQAALMSLEAALPLAREVNDPYRLAFVLASLAATLARRGHTDAALPLALEAQTLAARTGYPLVDCVAAQALSVVNIHSQGGPATGGAAERHAEAAASIARACSMPEQLAHALLLQAQATTRASWRQALQREALQLGQTHDFPDVTWRAAAALTPAEPDLRAVAQTALHRLREAAPDGWYRT, translated from the coding sequence ATGACCCCTGGCCGGGACTCCGGACTGCCCGAGTCTGTCCCCGAGACCGTGCACGTGACCGTGCTCGGTCCGCCCGTCATCCGCACGCACCTGGGCGACACGCGCCCGCTGGAGCGCAAGGTCGCTGCCCTGCTCACGTTCGTGGCGCTGGAGGGCGAGCAGACCCGCTCCGTGCTGGCGGGCCTGCTGTGGCCGGACGTGACGGAGCACGCGGCCCGCAACAACCTCCGCCAGACCCTCTACCGTCTGCGGGGCCTGACGGGCGACATCCTCAGCCCCGGGGAACGCGTGCGCCTGCTGCCGGTCGTGACCGTGGACGTGACGGCCCTCGAACTCGCGGCCTTCGAGGGCCGCGCGGCGGACGTGCTGCACTTCGGACACGACCTGCTGTCCGGTCTGGACTACGACGACTGCCCGGACCTGCAGGACTGGCTGCTCGCGCAGCGCGAACGCCTCAGGAACGTGCAACAGGACGCGCAGCTCACGTTGATGCGCGCCGCAGAGGCGCGCGGGGAGCTGCACGCGGCCCTCGCGGCCGCCGAGGGCCTGCTGCTGCTCGAACCGGTGTCGGAATTCGCGTACCGCAGCGTGATGGACCTGCACCACCGGCTGGGGGACCGTGGCGCGGCGCTGCGCGCCTACGCCCGCTGCCGCGAAGTCCTGCAGCGCGAACTCGGCGTGGAGCCCATGCCGCAGACGGTGGCACTCGCGCAGGTGATCACGCGGGACACGGACAGCCGAACGCCGGAACGCGCCTCCCCGCGACCGGCGCCTGCGGCGCAGGGAAGTCCGGGCGGCTGGCTGGAGCCGTTCGTGCCGCTCGTCGGCCGCAGCGCCGCGCTGCGGGAGGTGCGCGCCGCGCTGGAAGCCGGCCGGCGCGTGTACCTCGTCGGTCCGGCCGGGAGCGGCAAGACCCGCCTGGCGCTGGACGCGCTCGACACGCTCGCCCGCGCGCACGGCACGCGCGTCCGCACCGTCACGGGCAGGCCCGGCGACGACGCCTTCCCGTACGCGACCCTGGCCCGCGCCGTGCGCGAACTGCGCCGCAGTCATCCCGGCCTGCCGCTGCCCGGCTGGGTGGACGCCGAAATCGCGCGCCTGCAGCCGGAACGCTCCCCCGCCCTGCCGCCTCTCGTGACCCACGAGGACCGCCTGCGGTTCAGCGAGGCGGTCGCCGCGCTGTACGCTCACGCGGCCGCGGCGGGCGACACCCTGCTGTTCCTCGACGACGTGCACTTCATGGACACGTCCAGCTGGGAGATCTGGCAGTACGTGCTCGGCCACCCGGACATCCGCTCAGGTGCCCGCGCCGTCCTCGCGTACCGCGCGGCGGAACTCCCGCCCGAGCGCCTCGCTGCGCTGCGCGCCGCCGCCCGCGCGCGCGAGGCGTCCGCCGTGACGCTCGAACCGCTCACCGACGAGGACGTGCACGTCCTGATGCGGCACCTCGCGCCGGACGCGCCCCACACCTTCGTGCATGACCTCGCGCGGTCCACGGGCGGCCTGCCGCTGACGCTGCTCGAGACACTGCGCGCCCTGCGGGAAGCGGGCGCCCTCACGCGCGGCTGGCCCGCCCACCTGCCGCACCTGCCGGGCCTGCAGGCCCTCATGACGCGCCGCCTGGAGGCCCTCGGCGGGGACGCGCTGCGCCTCGCGCGGATCGCGGCGGTCGCCGGTCCCGCCTTCAGTGCCGAACTGGCCGCCGACGTGCTCGGCACCCATCCCGTCGACCTCGGCCCGCCCTGGACGGAACTCGTGCAGGCGCGCGTGCTGAGCGTGCCGGGCAGCCCGTCCCCCTTCACGCACGACCTGCTCGCTCAGGCGACCCTGCAGGCCCTGCCCGCCCCGATCACGGCGCTGCTGCACGGCCGGATCGCGGCCGCCCTGGAGCGCCGCGCCGCGCACGACGACCCGGGACGGCTCGCCCGGCACTGGGCACTCGCCGGGAACGACGCACGTGCCGCGCAGTGGCACGTGCAGGCGGCTCGCACGTACCACGCCAACGGGGCCGTCACGGCCGCCGCCGACGCCTACCGGCAGGCGCTGCACGCGGGCCTCACCCCGGAGGAACAGGTGGCGGCCCGCCGCGCGCTCGGCGTGACGCTCACCGACTTCGATCCCGCCCTGGCCGAACACGAACTGCAACTGGCGCAGACCCAGGCGCGCGCCCTCCGACTGACCCTCGACCTCAGCCTCGGCGCGGCGGCCCTGGCGGAACTGCGCCGCAAACAGGGCAGACTCCCGGAGGGACTGCAGGCGATCGGCGACGCGCTGCGCATCCTCCCTGAAGACGCTGCTCCCGCTGTCCGGGCCGGGCTGTGGCGCGCCCGGTTCTGGCTGCACCTGCGCGCCGCACAGGTGCCGGACGCCGAGACCGCCATCGGGGAGGCGCTCCGGCACGCGCCCGGCGATCCCGACCTCGAGAACGAGCGTGCGCTGCTGCTGTGGCACACCGGCCGCGGCCCCGAAGCGGTGGAGGCGTACGAGGCGCTCCTGCGCGCCGTGCCGCCCGGCGCGCCGAGCGGCTTCGAGAACAACCTCGCCTGGACGTACTGGACGCTCGGCCGCAACGCCGAGGCCGCCGAACTGCTCGAACGTCTCCTCGCGGCCCCCAGCTCTCCCTACAGTCAGGGGCTGTACCGCGCGAACCTCAGCACCGTCCTCACCAGCCTCGGCCAGAGCCGCCGCGCCCTGCACGAACTGCGCCTCGCACGCCCCCTGCTGGAACGCTACCCGCTGCACCTCACGGACGTGCATCACCGCACGTCCATCGTGCATTACCGCGCGGGACGAGACCAGGCCGCCCTGATGAGCCTCGAGGCGGCCCTGCCGCTCGCACGCGAGGTGAACGACCCGTACCGGCTGGCGTTCGTGCTCGCGTCACTCGCCGCGACCCTGGCCCGGCGCGGTCACACGGACGCGGCCCTGCCCCTCGCCCTGGAAGCGCAGACGCTCGCCGCCCGGACCGGGTACCCGCTTGTCGACTGCGTGGCCGCGCAGGCCCTCAGCGTCGTGAACATCCACAGCCAGGGCGGGCCAGCGACCGGCGGCGCGGCCGAACGTCACGCGGAGGCCGCCGCCAGCATCGCCCGCGCGTGCAGCATGCCTGAACAGCTCGCGCATGCCCTGCTGCTGCAGGCACAGGCCACCACCCGCGCCTCCTGGCGGCAGGCCCTGCAGCGGGAGGCCCTGCAGCTCGGGCAGACGCACGACTTCCCGGACGTCACATGGCGCGCCGCGGCCGCCCTCACGCCCGCCGAGCCGGACCTGCGCGCCGTGGCGCAGACCGCCCTTCACCGCCTGCGAGAGGCCGCGCCGGACGGCTGGTACCGCACCTGA